A single genomic interval of Bradyrhizobium japonicum USDA 6 harbors:
- a CDS encoding B12-binding domain-containing radical SAM protein: MNVATPCNVLMLYPLFLAESFWSFGESCKLMGVRRPAAPLGLITVAAMLPKEWTVRLIDCNTQPLGDEDFAWADVVFTGGMLPQQADTLRLIELCNAAGKPVVVGGPDPTSSPHVYERADFRVLGEAEGVIDEFIAAWESGARSGVFTAPKFQADVTKTPVPRFDLLKFEDYLYLGVQYSRGCPFTCEFCDIIELYGRVPRTKTVEQMFVELETLYRMGYRGHLDFVDDNFIGNKKSLRQFLPQLAEWQRAHGYPFELSTEASVNLADDPELLELMGAANFFGIFVGIESPDPATLVAMRKKQNTRRNIAESIHKIYAAGMLVTAGFIVGFDSEKVSMAEAMIDFIEEAAIPVAMVGLLYALPNTQLTRRLEREGRLHPGHDLAPTIGADQCTDGINFDTLRPLRDILTDYKRVLEHIYSPAAYAGRVDRLMTLLDRSRQRPELAEGDIRSRVGAMETVHRVVTALPEARGPLWQTFMNCAKRDTSSARIAVQMIAAYAHLGPFSRKVIEAIDGRLAALDDETVIPTAATLDTTGARHLA; encoded by the coding sequence ATGAACGTGGCGACCCCCTGCAACGTGCTGATGCTCTATCCGCTCTTCCTCGCGGAGTCGTTTTGGAGCTTCGGCGAGTCCTGTAAATTGATGGGCGTCCGGCGCCCGGCAGCTCCCCTCGGCCTGATCACGGTGGCCGCGATGTTGCCGAAGGAGTGGACGGTCCGGCTGATCGACTGCAACACCCAGCCCCTTGGTGACGAGGATTTCGCCTGGGCCGATGTCGTGTTCACCGGCGGCATGCTGCCGCAGCAGGCCGATACGCTGCGCCTGATCGAACTCTGCAACGCCGCCGGCAAGCCGGTGGTCGTCGGCGGCCCCGATCCGACGTCGAGCCCCCATGTCTACGAACGGGCCGACTTCCGGGTGCTCGGCGAGGCCGAGGGCGTCATCGACGAGTTCATCGCGGCCTGGGAAAGCGGGGCCCGCTCCGGCGTCTTCACTGCGCCGAAATTCCAGGCCGACGTGACAAAGACGCCGGTGCCACGCTTCGACCTGCTCAAGTTCGAGGACTATCTCTATCTCGGTGTGCAATATTCGCGCGGCTGTCCGTTCACCTGCGAGTTCTGCGACATCATCGAGCTCTACGGCCGTGTGCCGCGCACCAAGACGGTCGAGCAGATGTTCGTCGAGCTCGAGACGCTCTACCGGATGGGCTACCGCGGCCATCTCGACTTCGTCGACGACAATTTCATCGGCAACAAGAAGTCGCTGCGGCAGTTTCTGCCCCAGCTCGCCGAATGGCAGCGCGCGCACGGCTATCCCTTCGAATTGTCTACCGAGGCCTCGGTCAACCTGGCCGACGATCCCGAGCTATTGGAGCTGATGGGCGCGGCCAATTTCTTCGGCATCTTCGTCGGCATCGAAAGTCCGGATCCTGCAACGCTGGTCGCGATGCGGAAGAAGCAGAACACGCGGCGTAACATCGCCGAGAGCATCCACAAGATCTATGCCGCCGGCATGCTCGTCACCGCGGGCTTCATCGTCGGCTTCGACAGCGAGAAGGTCTCGATGGCGGAGGCGATGATCGATTTCATCGAGGAGGCCGCGATTCCCGTCGCCATGGTCGGCCTGCTCTATGCCTTGCCGAACACTCAGCTCACGCGCCGACTCGAGCGTGAAGGCCGGCTGCATCCGGGCCACGATCTGGCGCCGACCATCGGCGCCGATCAGTGCACGGACGGCATCAACTTCGATACGCTCCGCCCGTTGCGCGACATCCTGACGGACTACAAGCGGGTGCTGGAGCACATCTACAGCCCCGCCGCCTACGCTGGACGCGTCGACCGCCTGATGACGCTGCTCGACCGATCCAGGCAGCGCCCCGAGCTCGCCGAGGGCGACATCCGCTCGCGGGTCGGGGCGATGGAGACGGTGCACCGCGTTGTCACCGCCCTTCCCGAAGCGCGCGGGCCGCTGTGGCAGACCTTCATGAACTGCGCCAAGCGCGACACCTCGTCGGCGCGCATTGCCGTACAGATGATTGCCGCCTATGCGCATCTCGGGCCGTTCTCGCGCAAGGTCATCGAAGCCATCGACGGGCGCCTCGCTGCGCTCGATGACGAGACGGTCATCCCGACCGCTGCGACGCTCGACACCACCGGAGCCCGGCACCTGGCCTGA
- a CDS encoding (2Fe-2S)-binding protein translates to MANLTINGKTFTLDVEPDTPLLWAIRENAGLTGTKYGCGIAQCGACTVHMDGVATRSCGISVSEAEGKKITTIEGLASGDTLHKVQAAWIAKDVPQCGYCQSGMIMAVAALLAEKPKPTDADIDEAITNICRCGTFQQVREAIHTIASA, encoded by the coding sequence ATGGCAAACCTAACAATCAACGGAAAAACCTTCACGCTCGACGTGGAGCCCGATACGCCGCTGCTCTGGGCGATCCGCGAGAATGCCGGCCTGACCGGCACCAAATATGGCTGCGGCATTGCGCAATGCGGCGCCTGCACCGTTCACATGGACGGCGTTGCCACCCGTTCCTGCGGGATTTCGGTCAGCGAGGCCGAAGGCAAGAAGATCACCACGATCGAGGGGCTCGCGTCCGGCGACACGCTGCACAAGGTGCAGGCAGCCTGGATCGCCAAGGACGTTCCGCAATGTGGCTATTGCCAGAGCGGCATGATCATGGCGGTGGCCGCGCTCCTTGCCGAAAAGCCGAAGCCGACCGATGCCGACATCGACGAGGCCATCACCAATATCTGCCGCTGCGGCACCTTCCAGCAGGTGCGCGAAGCGATCCACACGATCGCCAGCGCCTGA
- a CDS encoding xanthine dehydrogenase family protein molybdopterin-binding subunit, which translates to MNKHVSPKMNRRAFVIGTAAVGAGLAIGLDLPFGGPAVVRAADGSPEVNAWVVVRPDDTVVIRIARSEMGQGSLTGLAQLVAEELECDWSKITTEYPTPGQSVARKRVWGDFSTGGSRGIRSSQDYVRKGGATARVMLIEAAANEWKVPASECTVANGVITHKASGKTTTYGKVAEAAAKLTPPADVKLKDPKDWTIAGKGLLRLDTADKTTGTMLYGIDVKLPGMLNAAIKDCPVFGGKLKSYDEAKVTGMKGVKKVVKVGDTAVAVVADTWWHAKTALEALPIVWDEGENAKVSSASIAKWLAEGLDDTQPAYVGNKNGDVKAAIAGAAKKVEAVYNYPYQNHATMEPMNATALYTADKCEVWCGTQNGEAAFAATLEASGLPAEKCDVHKVMPGGGFGRRGQTDYVRQAVMIAKQMPGTPIKLLWSREEDMAHGRYHPITQCKMTGAFDANNNLIALHYRLSGQSILFSLRPEALQNGMDPAAFQGVAQSGEAAFGYSVPNLLIEHAMRNPHVPPGFWRGVNVNHNAIYMECFMDELAQAAGQDPLEFRRKLMGNHPKHLAVLNAVAEKIGWDKPAPQGVYRGIAQVMGYGSYVAGAAEISVTDGNKIKVHRIVASTDPGYVVNPAQVERQIAGSFVYGLSALFYGGCTVKDGKIEQTNFDTYNSMRINEMPKVESVMVPSGGFWGGVGEPTIGVAAPAVLNAYFAATGKRIRSVPLRDQNITFA; encoded by the coding sequence ATGAACAAGCATGTTTCTCCCAAGATGAACCGTCGCGCCTTCGTCATCGGCACCGCCGCTGTCGGCGCCGGCCTCGCCATCGGGCTCGATCTCCCCTTTGGCGGTCCCGCCGTGGTCCGCGCGGCCGACGGCTCGCCGGAAGTCAACGCCTGGGTAGTGGTCAGGCCCGATGACACCGTCGTGATCCGCATCGCCCGCTCCGAGATGGGCCAGGGCTCGCTCACCGGCCTCGCCCAGCTGGTCGCCGAGGAACTCGAATGCGACTGGTCGAAGATCACGACCGAATATCCGACCCCCGGCCAGAGCGTCGCCCGCAAGCGCGTCTGGGGCGATTTCTCGACCGGCGGCAGCCGCGGCATCCGCTCGTCGCAGGACTATGTCCGCAAGGGCGGCGCCACCGCGCGCGTGATGCTGATCGAGGCCGCCGCGAACGAGTGGAAGGTGCCGGCCTCCGAATGCACCGTCGCCAACGGCGTCATCACCCACAAGGCGTCCGGCAAGACGACGACTTACGGCAAGGTCGCCGAAGCCGCCGCCAAGCTGACGCCGCCCGCCGACGTCAAGCTCAAGGATCCCAAGGACTGGACCATCGCAGGCAAGGGCCTGTTGCGGCTCGATACCGCCGACAAGACCACCGGCACGATGCTCTACGGCATCGACGTCAAGCTGCCGGGCATGCTGAACGCCGCGATCAAGGACTGCCCGGTGTTTGGCGGCAAGCTGAAGAGCTATGACGAAGCCAAGGTCACCGGCATGAAAGGCGTCAAGAAGGTCGTCAAGGTCGGCGACACGGCGGTTGCGGTCGTTGCCGACACCTGGTGGCACGCCAAGACCGCGCTGGAAGCGCTGCCGATCGTCTGGGACGAAGGCGAGAATGCCAAGGTCTCCAGCGCGTCGATCGCGAAGTGGCTGGCCGAAGGCCTCGACGACACGCAGCCGGCCTATGTCGGTAACAAGAACGGCGACGTCAAAGCCGCGATTGCCGGCGCAGCGAAGAAGGTCGAAGCCGTCTACAACTACCCCTACCAGAACCACGCCACGATGGAGCCGATGAACGCCACCGCGCTCTATACGGCGGACAAATGCGAAGTCTGGTGCGGCACTCAGAATGGCGAGGCGGCTTTCGCGGCCACGTTGGAAGCCTCGGGCCTGCCGGCGGAGAAGTGCGACGTGCACAAGGTGATGCCCGGCGGCGGCTTCGGCCGACGCGGCCAGACCGACTATGTCCGCCAGGCGGTCATGATCGCCAAGCAGATGCCGGGCACGCCGATCAAGCTGTTATGGTCGCGCGAAGAGGACATGGCGCACGGCAGGTATCACCCGATCACCCAGTGCAAGATGACCGGCGCGTTCGACGCCAACAACAATCTGATCGCTCTGCACTACCGCCTGTCCGGGCAGTCGATCCTGTTCTCGCTGCGCCCCGAAGCGCTGCAGAACGGCATGGATCCGGCCGCTTTCCAGGGTGTCGCCCAGTCCGGCGAAGCCGCGTTCGGCTATTCGGTGCCGAACCTCCTGATCGAGCATGCGATGCGCAACCCGCACGTTCCGCCCGGCTTCTGGCGCGGCGTGAACGTCAATCACAACGCGATCTACATGGAATGCTTCATGGACGAGCTGGCCCAGGCCGCAGGCCAGGACCCGCTCGAATTCCGCCGCAAGCTGATGGGCAATCATCCCAAGCATCTGGCGGTGCTCAATGCCGTGGCCGAGAAGATCGGCTGGGACAAGCCGGCGCCGCAGGGCGTCTATCGCGGCATCGCGCAGGTCATGGGCTATGGCAGCTATGTTGCCGGCGCCGCCGAGATCTCGGTGACCGACGGCAACAAGATCAAGGTGCATCGCATCGTCGCCTCCACTGATCCCGGCTACGTCGTCAATCCGGCGCAGGTGGAGCGGCAGATCGCCGGCTCCTTCGTCTATGGCCTCTCCGCGCTGTTCTACGGCGGCTGCACCGTCAAGGACGGCAAGATCGAGCAAACCAACTTCGACACCTACAACTCGATGCGCATCAACGAGATGCCGAAGGTGGAATCGGTGATGGTGCCGAGCGGCGGGTTCTGGGGCGGCGTCGGCGAGCCCACCATCGGCGTCGCGGCGCCGGCGGTGCTCAACGCCTATTTCGCGGCGACGGGCAAGCGCATCCGCTCGGTGCCGCTGCGCGACCAGAACATCACCTTCGCCTGA
- a CDS encoding NAD(P)/FAD-dependent oxidoreductase produces the protein MILMTTRPVTRRNAVLGITAAAATLARPSVPRAQSAARIVVVGGGFGGAACARALKRAQENLQIILIEPNAVFTSCPFSNEVIAGLREIDAQQFDYDKLAAEGITVIGEAVTTIEPQRRSVVTTDGVALPYDRLVLSPGIDFHFEALPGYDEAASEKMPHAWKAGAQTLLLRRQLEEMADGGTVAIAIPANPSRCPPAPYERASLIAHYLKTKKPRSKVLVLDAKDNFSQQRLFEKAWKELYGDMIERIALSQGGRVTSVDPSTRTIITEFGNYTPDVANVIPPQRAGRIAEIAGAADATGWCPIDPVTFESKLVPNIHVIGDACLGGGIPKSASAASAQGKACAAAILNLFAGRAPEAPRLTGVCYNTAAPGYGFSLAGNYQPRGDIFAEVEGGATSPVDAPRELRAREAAEAERWFQTITADTFG, from the coding sequence ATGATCCTGATGACCACGCGCCCGGTGACACGGCGGAATGCCGTGCTCGGCATCACCGCGGCCGCCGCAACGCTGGCGCGGCCATCGGTCCCGCGCGCGCAATCGGCAGCACGTATCGTCGTGGTCGGCGGCGGGTTCGGCGGCGCGGCCTGCGCCCGCGCGCTGAAACGCGCGCAGGAAAACCTGCAAATCATCCTGATCGAACCGAACGCGGTCTTCACCTCCTGCCCCTTCAGCAACGAGGTGATCGCGGGCCTGCGTGAGATCGACGCGCAGCAATTCGACTATGACAAGCTCGCCGCCGAGGGCATCACCGTGATCGGCGAGGCCGTCACCACAATCGAGCCGCAGCGGCGCAGCGTCGTGACGACCGACGGCGTCGCGTTGCCCTATGACCGTCTCGTGCTCTCGCCCGGCATCGACTTCCATTTCGAGGCCTTGCCCGGCTATGACGAAGCGGCATCCGAAAAAATGCCGCACGCCTGGAAGGCCGGGGCGCAGACGCTGCTGCTGCGCAGGCAACTGGAGGAGATGGCGGACGGCGGCACGGTCGCCATCGCCATCCCGGCCAATCCCTCGCGCTGCCCGCCTGCGCCCTACGAACGCGCCAGCCTGATCGCACATTACCTGAAGACGAAGAAGCCGCGCTCGAAGGTGCTGGTCCTCGATGCCAAGGACAATTTTTCGCAGCAGCGGCTGTTCGAGAAGGCGTGGAAGGAGCTCTATGGCGACATGATCGAGCGCATCGCGCTGTCGCAGGGCGGTCGCGTCACCTCGGTCGATCCTTCGACACGGACCATCATCACCGAGTTCGGCAACTACACGCCTGATGTCGCCAACGTCATCCCGCCGCAGCGCGCCGGCCGCATCGCCGAGATCGCGGGTGCGGCGGATGCGACCGGCTGGTGCCCGATCGATCCCGTGACCTTCGAGTCGAAGCTCGTCCCGAACATCCACGTCATCGGCGATGCCTGCCTCGGCGGCGGCATTCCCAAATCGGCGTCGGCCGCGAGCGCACAGGGCAAGGCCTGCGCCGCCGCCATCCTCAACCTGTTCGCAGGCCGCGCGCCGGAAGCGCCGCGGCTGACCGGCGTCTGCTACAACACCGCCGCGCCCGGCTACGGCTTCTCGCTCGCCGGCAACTATCAGCCCAGGGGCGACATCTTTGCCGAGGTCGAGGGCGGCGCGACCAGCCCGGTCGATGCACCGCGCGAGCTGCGCGCCCGCGAGGCGGCTGAAGCCGAGCGCTGGTTTCAAACCATCACGGCGGACACCTTTGGCTAG
- the soxX gene encoding sulfur oxidation c-type cytochrome SoxX: protein MARAFLHIAALIAAGLALASGARADELVPYKIIGDTIPEPLTGSPGDAARGRALVVARTTTCILCHSGPFPEARFQGDLAPDLTGTGDWLSAGQLRLRLVDASRYNPQTIMPSYYRNDGLVRVGRNFAGKPILSAAEIEDIVAFLVTLRN from the coding sequence TTGGCTAGAGCATTCCTTCATATCGCAGCGCTGATCGCCGCCGGCCTTGCCTTGGCCAGCGGAGCAAGAGCCGACGAGCTCGTGCCCTACAAGATCATCGGTGACACCATCCCGGAGCCGCTCACGGGCTCGCCAGGCGATGCCGCGCGTGGACGCGCGCTGGTGGTGGCGCGCACCACGACCTGCATCCTCTGCCATTCCGGTCCGTTCCCGGAGGCGCGGTTCCAGGGTGACCTCGCACCCGATCTCACCGGCACCGGGGACTGGTTGTCGGCGGGCCAGTTGCGGCTGCGGCTGGTCGATGCATCGCGTTACAACCCGCAGACCATCATGCCGTCCTATTATCGCAACGACGGGCTGGTCCGGGTCGGACGCAATTTTGCCGGCAAGCCGATATTATCCGCCGCGGAGATCGAAGACATCGTGGCTTTTCTTGTAACGCTTCGGAACTAA
- a CDS encoding SoxY-related AACIE arm protein translates to MPTTRRQFLSIAGGATVAGTIPIVTLRPLEATPAMLSTAIRNVVGEAQIRAGKIKLDIPPLVENGNTVPMTVSVASPMTATDYVKSIHIFNEKNPQPNIGNFHLNPASGRAQVSTRIRLADTQKVVAIARLSDDTFWQVAADIVVTLAACTEEMN, encoded by the coding sequence ATGCCGACCACGCGACGACAATTCCTCAGTATTGCAGGCGGCGCGACGGTCGCCGGAACGATTCCGATCGTCACGCTGCGACCGCTGGAAGCGACGCCCGCGATGCTCAGCACCGCGATCCGCAACGTCGTCGGCGAAGCCCAGATTCGCGCCGGCAAGATCAAGCTCGACATTCCGCCGCTGGTCGAGAACGGCAACACCGTGCCGATGACAGTGAGCGTCGCAAGCCCGATGACCGCGACCGATTACGTCAAGAGCATCCACATCTTCAACGAGAAGAACCCGCAGCCGAACATCGGCAATTTCCATCTCAACCCCGCCTCGGGCCGCGCCCAGGTCTCGACCCGAATCCGGCTCGCCGACACCCAGAAGGTGGTGGCAATCGCACGCCTGTCCGATGACACGTTCTGGCAGGTCGCCGCCGACATCGTCGTGACGCTGGCCGCCTGTACCGAGGAGATGAACTGA
- the soxZ gene encoding thiosulfate oxidation carrier complex protein SoxZ produces MAALINVPAKAKRGDVIEIRTLTSHIMETGFRHTADGALVPRDIITSFTCRYNGTEVFRADLFPAIAANPYLSFFTVAKESGKFEFEWIGDNGYSSTASASITVE; encoded by the coding sequence ATGGCCGCGCTCATCAACGTTCCGGCAAAAGCCAAACGCGGTGATGTCATCGAGATCCGCACGCTGACCTCGCACATCATGGAAACGGGCTTCCGCCACACCGCGGACGGCGCGCTGGTGCCGCGCGACATCATCACGAGTTTTACGTGTCGCTACAATGGCACCGAAGTCTTCCGTGCCGACCTGTTTCCGGCGATCGCGGCCAACCCATATCTCTCCTTCTTCACGGTCGCGAAGGAGAGCGGCAAGTTCGAATTCGAATGGATCGGCGACAACGGCTATTCGTCGACCGCATCGGCCTCGATCACCGTCGAATGA
- the soxA gene encoding sulfur oxidation c-type cytochrome SoxA, with the protein MIFWRAIAAATLLAAAPALLAGEIPPDARRSGYSFMGPDTRAMQDDDASNPGMLFVLDGGALWAKKAGSADKACADCHGDATTSMKGVAARYPAFDKALARPVTLDQRINLCRANHQQAPALPYESRDLLALSAFVAHQSRGVAITAGDDPQLKPFVAQGRDLFMQREGQLNLACTNCHDDNFDKRLAGSPITQGQPTGYPLYRLEWQTLGSIERRLRSCMTGVRAQAYDYGAPELVALELYLMSRARGLPMETPAVRP; encoded by the coding sequence ATGATCTTTTGGCGCGCGATAGCGGCGGCAACATTGTTGGCCGCGGCCCCTGCGCTGCTCGCCGGCGAAATTCCGCCGGACGCGCGCCGCTCCGGCTATTCGTTCATGGGGCCGGACACGCGGGCGATGCAGGATGACGACGCGTCCAATCCGGGCATGCTTTTCGTGCTCGACGGCGGGGCGCTCTGGGCGAAAAAGGCCGGCAGCGCCGACAAGGCCTGTGCGGACTGCCATGGCGATGCAACGACCAGCATGAAGGGCGTCGCGGCGCGCTATCCGGCCTTCGACAAGGCGCTGGCGCGCCCCGTCACCCTCGACCAGCGCATCAACCTCTGCCGCGCCAATCATCAGCAGGCGCCGGCGCTGCCCTACGAGAGCCGCGACCTCCTGGCGCTGTCCGCCTTCGTCGCCCACCAGTCCCGCGGCGTCGCGATCACGGCCGGCGATGATCCCCAGCTGAAGCCTTTCGTGGCGCAGGGCCGCGACCTCTTCATGCAGCGCGAGGGCCAGCTCAACCTCGCCTGCACCAATTGCCACGACGACAATTTCGACAAGCGTCTTGCGGGCTCGCCGATCACGCAAGGGCAGCCGACCGGCTATCCGCTCTACCGCCTGGAGTGGCAGACGCTGGGGTCAATCGAGCGCCGGTTGCGCAGTTGCATGACCGGCGTACGCGCCCAGGCCTATGATTACGGCGCGCCCGAGTTGGTCGCGCTTGAACTCTACCTGATGTCGCGGGCGCGCGGCCTGCCGATGGAGACGCCTGCCGTGCGTCCCTGA
- a CDS encoding ABC transporter substrate-binding protein, which translates to MNQREGFDVANHNISRRTLLTGTAAAGALSLTGLPARAEVNWKKYAGTKLEVILAKGPRGDNLQKNIKEFTELTGIQVESEQIPEQQQRQKVVIELTSGRPSFDVVHLSYHVQKRQFEKAGWLADMTPFMKDPTLTAPDLVESDFSAAGLQYCKNDKGQMLSLPWSVDYFILYYNKELFQKKGVAVPKTFDEMIAAAEKLTDTKEGTYGFVGRGLRNANMTLWTNFFLNCGGEFLDAKGNILTDGPEAIEATKIYQTLLTKVAPPGVVGFNWMESMASFTQGRSAMWIDGVGWAPPLEDPAASRVVGKVGYTVVPAGPKGQYSATYGDGIGIAAASKNKEAAYLLCQWVVSKKQGARLLQAGGGVPFRNSILNDAEVQSGVKMPKEWLQSVIDSAKISKLGLPVIIPVAEFRDLVGAAVTSTITGTDPATELKKAHDQFRPILERSEKA; encoded by the coding sequence ATGAATCAGAGGGAGGGATTTGACGTGGCCAACCATAACATCTCGCGCCGCACGCTGTTGACGGGGACCGCCGCGGCCGGCGCGCTCAGCCTGACCGGACTACCGGCACGCGCCGAGGTCAACTGGAAGAAATACGCCGGGACCAAGCTGGAGGTGATCCTCGCCAAGGGTCCGCGCGGCGACAACCTGCAAAAAAACATCAAGGAGTTCACCGAGCTCACCGGCATCCAGGTGGAGTCCGAGCAGATCCCGGAGCAACAGCAGCGCCAGAAGGTGGTGATCGAGCTGACCTCGGGGCGGCCGAGCTTCGACGTCGTCCATCTTAGCTATCACGTCCAGAAGCGGCAGTTCGAGAAAGCCGGCTGGCTCGCCGACATGACGCCCTTCATGAAGGATCCGACGCTGACGGCGCCCGATCTCGTCGAGAGCGATTTCTCCGCCGCCGGCCTGCAATACTGCAAGAACGACAAGGGCCAGATGCTGTCCCTACCCTGGTCGGTCGATTATTTCATCCTCTATTATAACAAGGAGCTCTTCCAGAAGAAGGGCGTCGCTGTCCCGAAAACCTTCGACGAGATGATCGCGGCCGCCGAGAAGCTGACCGATACCAAGGAAGGGACCTACGGTTTCGTCGGACGGGGCTTGCGCAACGCCAACATGACGTTGTGGACGAACTTCTTCCTCAATTGCGGCGGCGAATTCCTCGACGCCAAAGGCAACATCCTGACCGACGGTCCGGAAGCAATCGAAGCGACAAAAATCTACCAGACGCTGCTGACGAAGGTTGCTCCGCCCGGAGTCGTCGGCTTCAACTGGATGGAGTCGATGGCTTCGTTCACGCAAGGACGTTCGGCAATGTGGATCGACGGCGTCGGCTGGGCGCCGCCGCTCGAGGACCCCGCCGCCTCGCGCGTCGTCGGCAAGGTCGGCTACACCGTCGTCCCCGCCGGACCGAAGGGACAATATTCGGCCACCTATGGTGACGGCATCGGCATTGCCGCGGCGAGCAAGAACAAGGAAGCCGCCTATCTGCTCTGCCAATGGGTGGTCTCGAAGAAGCAAGGCGCGCGGCTTTTGCAGGCCGGCGGCGGCGTGCCGTTCCGCAACTCGATCCTGAATGACGCCGAAGTCCAGAGTGGCGTGAAGATGCCCAAGGAATGGCTGCAATCGGTGATCGATTCCGCCAAGATCAGCAAGCTCGGCCTGCCCGTGATCATCCCGGTCGCCGAATTCCGCGATCTTGTCGGCGCCGCAGTTACCTCGACCATCACGGGTACCGACCCTGCCACAGAGCTGAAAAAGGCCCACGACCAGTTTCGGCCGATCCTGGAGCGCAGCGAAAAGGCGTGA
- a CDS encoding carbohydrate ABC transporter permease — protein sequence MSALTQSTPAAAQSDAAPEKALRPPSYWPFVVPALVVVLAIIIFPWVFTIWMSLNEWKVGSPTTFVGFSNYLRLTSDPRFIEAVGHTMVYTLLSVLLPLILGTFAAVVFHQKFAGRGFLRGIFIMPMMATPVAIALVWTMMFHPQLGVLNYLLSLVGIPAQLWVFHPATVIPSLVLVETWQWTPLVMLIVLGGLAAIPTEPYESAQIDGASFWQVFRFITLPLIMPFLFIAGMIRMIDAVKSFDIIFAITQGGPGSASETINIYLYSVAFTYYDLGYGSAIAVVFFLLIVALAAVMLYARRRMLWTEIASGA from the coding sequence GTGAGTGCGTTGACACAATCGACTCCGGCCGCGGCACAGTCTGATGCCGCGCCGGAGAAGGCGTTGCGGCCGCCATCCTACTGGCCGTTCGTGGTGCCGGCGCTGGTCGTCGTGCTCGCGATCATCATCTTCCCGTGGGTCTTCACCATCTGGATGAGCCTGAACGAGTGGAAGGTCGGCTCACCGACCACCTTCGTCGGGTTTTCCAACTATCTGCGGCTGACGAGCGATCCCCGCTTCATCGAGGCGGTGGGCCACACCATGGTCTACACTTTGCTGTCGGTGCTGCTGCCGCTGATCCTCGGCACCTTCGCGGCCGTCGTGTTTCACCAAAAATTCGCGGGCCGCGGTTTTTTGCGCGGTATCTTCATCATGCCGATGATGGCGACCCCTGTCGCGATCGCGCTGGTCTGGACCATGATGTTCCACCCGCAGCTCGGCGTGCTGAACTACCTCTTGTCGCTGGTCGGGATACCCGCACAGCTCTGGGTCTTCCACCCCGCAACCGTCATTCCCTCGCTGGTGCTGGTCGAGACCTGGCAATGGACGCCGCTGGTCATGCTGATCGTGCTCGGCGGCCTCGCCGCCATCCCGACCGAGCCTTATGAAAGCGCGCAGATCGACGGCGCCAGCTTCTGGCAGGTGTTCCGATTCATCACCCTGCCGCTGATCATGCCGTTCCTGTTCATCGCCGGCATGATCCGCATGATCGATGCCGTGAAGAGTTTCGACATCATCTTCGCGATCACGCAGGGAGGACCGGGCTCGGCGTCGGAGACGATCAACATCTATCTCTACAGCGTCGCCTTCACCTATTACGACCTCGGCTACGGCTCGGCGATCGCGGTGGTGTTCTTCCTCCTCATCGTCGCCCTCGCGGCCGTGATGCTCTATGCCCGCCGGCGCATGCTGTGGACCGAAATTGCGAGCGGCGCATGA